The Halomonas elongata DSM 2581 DNA segment CCCCTGGCGCGAAGGCGATTGGGTGGTGGGTCACATGCCCGTGGCCGAACGCTGCCGGTTGGGACCGGGCGAGTCGCCGCGACTGCCGCCCCTGGCTCTCCCCGCCGAGACGCCCACTCCCGAGCGCTGGCTACATGCCCGGGGCATGACGGGCTTCACCGCCTGGCTCGCCATGCGCCTCTATGGACTCCCCCGGGCCGGTGAGACCGTGCTGGTGTCCGCCGGGGCCGGTGCGGTGGGCAGCCTGGCTATCCAGTGGGCGCAGCGGGCCGGGGCCCGGGTCGTTGCCACGGCCGGTGATCCCGCCAGGCGCGACTGGCTGACCGAGCGACTGGGCGTGGCGGCGGCGTTGGATCATCACGACAGCGACATCGCGTCGCGACTGGCCGAGGCGGTACCGGAGGGCATCGATCTGAGCATCGAAAACGTGGGCGGTAGTGTCTTCGAGGCGGCCATCGACGTCCTGGTGCCGGGTGGTCGCGTGGTGCTGTGCGGATTGGTCGGCCAGTACAATTCGCCCGAGCCACGGCGCTCGCCGCGCAACCTGTCACGTTTGACGGCAGTCGGCGGGCATCTACAGCCGTTCGTGGTGCCGGGGCATGAAAGTGACTACTGGGCGCGCTTCCAGCAGGACATGGCCGAGTGGGACGCTGTGGCCGCGCCCCTGGACGTGGTGGATGGCTTCGATGACTGGCCCCGGGCCTTCTGCGGGCTCTTCGGCGATGCTGGCGTCAGGGGCGTCGGCAAGCGCGTGGTGCGCCTGCGCTGAGCGACCCGCCCGGCCCCGGGGCGAGCGGGCGGTGGCCTATTGGCAATTGGGGCGGCGACCGGCCTGCCGGGCCCGCTGATACTGAGCCAGGGCCGCGTCCATGTTGGCCTGCAGGCCGTCGATGCGGTGGCCATGGCTGGGGTGGGTGGACATCCACTCGGGCGGCTGGCCTCCGCCGGTGGCGTTCATGTTGTGCCATAGCTCGATGCTGGCGCGGGGGTCGAAGCCGGCCTCGGCCATCAGCTGCAGGCCGATCTTGTCGGCTTCGCTCTCGTGGCTGCGCGAGAAGGGCAGCATCACGCCGTACTGGGCGCCCATGCCCATGGCCGCCATGATCTGATCGCTGCCGGCCACGCCATTGGCTCCCAGTGCCGTGCCGACGACCGACATGCCGAGCTGGGTGGCGCTCTGGGTGGAAGCGCGCTCGTTGGCGTGGTGAGCCAGCACATGGCCGATCTCGTGGCCAATGACGCTGGCCAGCTGGTCCTGATTGGTGGCGATGTCGAGCAGGCCGGTGTTCACGCCGACATAGCCGCCCGGCAGGGCGAAGGCGTTGGCATCTTCGGACTCGAAGACCTTGACCTGCCAGTTCTGGTCACGCTGCTCGGGAGGCAATACCGCCACGATGTCATTGGTGACGCACTGCACATAATTCAGTTGAGCTCCCCCGACCGTCGGCAACTCTTGTTGATACTGGGCAAAGGCCTGGGCGCCCATCTGACTGAGGTCGCTTTCGCTCATCAGCAGCATCTGTGAGCGACCGGTCGGCGAGGTGGTACAGGCCGCCAGGGACACGCCGAGCGCTCCCAGGGCGAGGTAGTGCATCCAGCGCATGATGGTTTCCTCCGTGGATCGACCCCGTGACGGGGCTCTGCTGGATGACAAGATACCGCGCCTGCCTTGCGGGTCAACCGGATGTGAAGAGCGATGGTGCCCACGACAGGGGCTTGCCTCGAATATGGCATCATGACCCCCGAGGGCATGCGACACCAAGTGCCAAGACAGCAAGAAGGGAGAATGCAGTGATGGACGATGAACTGGCCAGGCGTCTGCTCGGCGTGCTGGAGCGTGTGGAGCCCTGGCTGCCGCCGACGCCGGTGGAGGTCGACTGGAACCGCGATGTGGCGGCCCTCTGGCAGCGGCACATGCTGGGCGGCCACCTGACCCCGGTACCGCCCCGGGATGCGCTGCGCCTGGACGATCTGCTGGGTATCGAACGCCAGAAGCAGGCCCTGGTCGACAATACCCGAGCCTTCCTGCGGGGTTATCCTGCCAACCATGCCCTGCTGTGGGGCGCTCGGGGTGGCGGCAAGTCGTCGCTGGTGCGGGCGCTGCTCAATGATCTGGCCGGGGAAGGGCTGCGGCTGGTGCAGGTGGATCGTCATGACCTGGCCGGACTGCCGGTGCTGGTCGAACGGCTGCGTCGCGAACCCCACCGCTTCGTGGTCTATTGCGACGATCTGTCCTTCGAGGGGCATGACGACGCCTACAAGGCCCTGAAGAGCGTGCTCGACGGTACCCTGACCGGGCCGCCCGAGAATGTCCTGCTGTATGCCACTTCGAACCGGCGCCACCTGCTGCCGGAGTCGATGAGCGACAATGACGACTCCCGGCTGGTGGGCGAGGAACTGCATCACGGCGATGCCGTGGAAGAGAAGATCTCGCTGTCGGACCGCTTCGGGCTCTGGCTGGGCTTCCGGCCCTTCGACCAGGCGACCTATCTGGAAGCCTGCGCCCACTGGGTGAACTGGCTGGGCGACGACGGTGACTGGAACGATGAGGCCCGCGGCGAGGCGATTCGCTATGCGACCCTGCGTGGAGGGCGCAGCGGTCGGGTGGCGTGGCAGTTCGCCTGCCAGTGGGTCGGGCGTTTGCGCCTCGAGGCGTGAGGCGTCGAGAGCCGCTGGCCGGAACGCAAGGCGCCGCCCGAGTGGGCGGCGCTTGTCGCTGCGAGCCAGGGCTGGCAGCGCGTCGGGTGTGAGACGACGTCGGAGCGCTCAGCGCCGGTCGCGTCGCGCCGAGCGGGTGCGATCGAGTTCGCGCTTCTTGGCCTTCTCGCGGTCGTTGGCCCCTGCCATGTTGTCGTAGGGGTTCTTGCCCGAGCGGAACTCGAAGCGCATCGGCGTACCGCGTACCTTGAGCACCTTGCGGAAGGTGTTGGTCAGGTAGCGCTTGTAGGCCTCGGGCAACGAGTCCGTCTGGTTGCCGTGAACCACGATGATCGGCGGATTGGTGCCGCCCTGGTGGGCCATGCGCAGCTTGATGCGGCGACCGTGGATCATCGGTGGCTGATGCTGCTCCACGGCATCCCGGAGGATGTTGGTGAGCCGGTTGGTCGACCAGTGGCTGTTGGCCGATTCGAAGGCGCGCTCGATCGAGGGATAGAGATCGCCCACCGCGGTGCCGTGCAGCGCCGAGATGAAGTGCAGCTCGGCGTAGTCGGCGAATCCCAGGCGTCGCTTGATCTCGGCGCGCATCTTCTCCTTGGCTTCGTGCTCCAGGCCGTCCCACTTGTTGACCGCCAGCACCAGGGCGCGGCCGCTGGTCAGCACATAGTCGAGCAGGTGCAGGTCCTGTTCGACCAGGCCGCTTCGGGCATCCAGCACCATGACGGCGACGTGGCACTCCTTGATGGCCTCCAGCGTCTTGATGATGGAGAACTTCTCGGCCACTTCGCGGACATTCTTGCGGCGCCGCACGCCGGCGGTGTCGACCAGCACATAGGGCTTGCCGCGACGCTCGAAGGGGATTTCGATGGCGTCGCGGGTGGTTCCCGCCTCGTCGAAGACCACCACGCGATCCTCGCCGAGCAACCGGTTGACCAGGGTCGACTTGCCCACATTGGGGCGACCGATCACCCCGATGTGGATGCCCGAGGCGCCGGTGTCGGCGGGGATGTCCGGGTCGCGCTCGGGGAAGGGGTCGAGCACTTCCTCGATCAGCGAGGTGACGTTGCGGCCATGGGCGGCGGCGATGGAGCGCGGCTCGCCGATGCCGAGCTGCCAGAAGTCGGCCATGGCCGAATGTTCCTCGAGGCCGTCGGTCTTGTTGACGACCAGCCAGGTCTTCTTCTGGTTGACGCGCAGGTGGTTGGCGATGGCTTCGTCGGCGACGTTCAGGCCGCTGCGCCCATCGACCATGAACAGCACGATGTCGGCCTCGTCGATGGCCTGCAGCGACTGCTCGGCCATGGCGGCGTCGATGCCTTCCTCGTCGCCGCTGATGCCGCCGGTGTCGATGACCGTATAGGCCTTGCCGCCGAGCATGCCGTTGCCGTACTTGCGATCCCGGGTCAGGCCGGGGAAGTCGGCCACCAGCGCATCGCGCGAGCGGGTCAGGCGGTTGAACAGGGTCGATTTGCCCACATTGGGGCGCCCGACCAGGGCGATCACGGGATTCATGGTTTGAGTTCCAGAGCCTCCAGGCTACCGTCGTCGGCCAGCGCATAGACGCGTTTGCCATCGGTGAGCGGGGGCACGCTGAGCCCGGAACCATCGACCTTGGTGCGGCCGACCAGGGTGCCGTTCCGGGCATCGATGACGTGCAGGTAACCGGCGAAGTCGCCGACCACCAAGCGCCCATCGGCGAAGGCGGGAGCTGTCAGCTTGCGGCCCTCGAGATCGTCGAGGCGCCAGAGTTCGTCGCCGCTGCTGGCCGACAGGGCGAGCAGGTGGCTGTCGGCGTCGACGACGTAGAGGGTCTCGCCGATCAGGATTGGCGTCTGGTAGCTGGCGATGTCCCGCGACCAGAGTTCCTGGCCGCTGGTGGCCTGGAGGGCGACCAGGCGGCCACTGTAACTGGTGACATAGAGGCGCCCGTCGCGGGTCAACACCGGCTGGCCGGCCAGGTCGACCAGGCGCTCGATGTCGCTGCGCCCCTCGGGCGTGGCGATGCGTTGCTCCCACAGGGGCCGGCCACTGCCGTTCTCGAGGGTCACCAGACGGCCATTGGCCAGGCCGGCGAAGGTGACCGCGTCGATGACCCGCGGCGTACCGGTCGTGCGCAGGGTCAGCGAGGGGCGTGATGCCGTATGGACCCAGCGCTCCGCGCCGCTGGTGCGGTCCAGGGCGGTGACGTTGCCGTCGATGGTCTGCACCACCACCAGCTGGCTGTTGATCTGGGGGGCGGAGAGGACTTCGCTGCTGACGCGCGAACGCCAGACTTCCTTGCCGCTGGACTGGTCCAGGGAAATGACTTCGCCGTTACGGGTGCCGAGATAGACGTGGCCGGCCATGGCGGTCAGACCGCTGGAAACGCCATTGTCGATCTTCTGCTCCCAGCGGATCTCTCCGCTGTTGGCGTTCAGCGCCATCACCAGGCCGTGCTGGTCGGCGGCGAACAGGGTATCGCCGTCCTGGGCGGGCGAGAGAAGGTAGCCGCCCAGTCCGAGACCGTCGCCGACCTGCTCGTCCCAGAGGGTGTTCACGGATGTGCTGCGGGAGATGTCCTGCAGTTCGCGAGGCGGATTCTGCGAATCCACCTGGCCGGCGCAGCCCGCCAGCAGTCCCAGTGCCGCGATTGCGGTGATCGCCAGGGTCGATTTCATGACGTGGTCTCCTGAACGCCCAGGTTGTCGAGCTTGAGTTGTACGCCGTAGAGCGGGCGCTCGCCGTTTTCGGCCAGCCGCAGGGCTTCGCGCCAGGCGTCGCGCGCCTGGTCGGTCTGTTCCAGGGCGAAGTGGGCATCGCCGCGGATGTCCGCCTGCTGAGCGGCCAGGGGAGCGGGAATCGCGCCGTCGAGGGTCTTCAGGGCCGCTTCGGCCTCATCGGCGGCGACCTGCAGGCGCGCCAGCCGGAGGCGAGCCAGGCCGCTGAGATAGTCATGTTCGCTATTGGCGATCAAGGCTTCCAGGGTCTCGCGCGCCGCGGCCTGGTCGCCGCCTTCCACCGACAGGCGTGCCGAAAGCAGCTGGGCCATGTCGGCATAGAGGGTTCCGCCGTGCTCCTCGACGAGGGTGGTGGCCACTTCCTCGGCACGCTCACGGGCCGCGTCGTCCAACTGTTCCTGGCTGCTCAGGGTCAGCAATTGCTGGTAACGCTGGGAGGCGGCCTCGGCCTGGCCGGCCTGGTAATCCTGCCAGGTCTTCCAGCCGAAGACGCCGGCGGCGGCGATCGCCGCGCCGATCAGCAGTGAAACGCCGTTTTCCTTCCACCAGCGCTTGATGGCTTCCAGCTGTTCTTCTTCGGTTCTCAGTTCCGCCACGGGCGGCCTCCTTGTTCGATATAGGGTCCGTCAGGCTTCCGACAAGAGGTCGGCGAGGGCCGGGGCGAGCTCGCTGCGTGAGAGACGGCGTTGCTCGCGCTCCTCGCGCAGGAACTTGAGAGTGACGGCGTTCTCGGCGAGTTCCTCCTCGCCGAGCAATAGCGCCAGGCGAGCGCCGCTCTTGTCGGCCTTGCGGATGCGGCTCTTGAAGCCGCCGCCGCCGCAGTGGAGCTGCAGGCGCAGTGCCGGCAGGTCGTCGCGCAGCCGTTCGGCCAGTTCCAGGGCCGCGGCTTCGGCGGCCTCGCCCATTGGCAAGAGGTAGACATCCAGGGTGTCGTGGACGGCGTCGGGCACCAGCTCGAGCGTCTCGAGCAGCAGGATCAGCCGCTCGATGCCCATGGCGAAGCCGACCGCCGGCACCGGCTTGCCGCCGAGCTGCTCGACCAGGCCGTCGTAGCGTCCCCCGGCGCACACCGTGCCCTGGCTGCCCAGCGCTTCGGTGGTCCATTCGAAGACGGTCCGCGAGTAATAGTCCAGCCCGCGCACCAGGCGCGGGTTGATCACGTACTCGATACCGGCGGCGTCGAGGATGGCGGTGAGGCGCTCGAAGTGCTCCCGGGACTCGGCATCCAGGTGGTCCATCAGACGCGGGGCATCGGCCAGCATGTCCGCCATGGCCGGATTCTTGGAATCGAGGATGCGCAGCGGGTTGGTGGACAGGCGGCGGCGAGAGTCCTCGTCGAGCACATCGAGATGCGCCTCGAAGTAGCTCACCAGCTTGTCGCGGTAAGCGGCGCGGGCCTCCGGCGACCCCAGGGAGTTGAGCTCCAGGGTGACGTGCTCGAACAGGCCGAGCTGTTTCCACAGACGCGCCGACAGCAGGATCACTTCGGCGTCGATGTCCGGCCCTTCCAGGCCGAAGGTTTCCACGCCGACCTGATGGAACTGGCGATAGCGGCCCTTCTGGGGACGCTCGTGGCGGAACATCGGCCCCTGATACCAGAGACGCTGGGTCTGGTTGTGCAGCAGGCCATTTTCCATGGCGGCGCGCACACAGCTTGCCGTGCCCTCGGGTCGCAGGGTCAGGCTGTCGCCGTTGCGGTCCTCGAAGGTATACATCTCCTTTTCGACGATATCGGTGACTTCGCCGATGGAGCGCTTGAACAGCGCGGTCTGCTCGAGGATGGGGGTACGGATCTCGTCATATCCGTAGCGCCCCATCAGCGTGCGAACCTGTTGCTCGAAATACTGCCACAGGGGCGCTTGCGCCGGCAGCAGGTCGTTCATGCCTCGAATGGCCTGGATCTTCTTGCTCAATGATGACTCCTTCACGTGCCGGGATCAGGCGTCCCGGGCGATCACGTCCTGTTCGGCCTGCTGCTTCTCGCGGACCTTGTCACGAATCAGTCGTTCGAGATCGTCGACCAGGTGGTCGTTGCGCAACTTGCTGGCCGGCTTGCCGTCGATATAGACGAGGTTGGCGGGGCTGCCGCCGGTCAGGCCGATGTCGCTCTCCTTGGCCTCGCCCGGGCCGTTGACCACGCAGCCGATGACCGAGACATCGAGCGGCGTGAGCACGTCTTCCAGACGCTCCTCGAGGGCGTTCATGGTGCCGATGACATCGAAGTTCTGTCGCGAGCAGCTCGGGCAGGCGATGAAATTGATGCCCTTGGAGCGCAGGCTCAGGCTCTTGAGCATGTCGAAGCCGACCTTGATCTCCTCGACCGGGTCGGCGGCCAGCGAGACGCGAATGGTGTCGCCGATGCCGTCCATCAGCAACATGCCAAGCCCGATGGAGGACTTGACGGTGCCCGAACGCAGGCCGCCGGCTTCGGTGATGCCAAGATGCAGCGGCTGCTCGATGCGCGAGGCGAGCTCCCGGTAGGCGGCGACGGCCATGAACACATCGGAGGCCTTGACGCTGACCTTGAAGTCGGGGAAGTCGAGGCGGTCTAGGTGGTCGATGTGGCGCATGGCGGATTCGACCAGCGCTGCCGGGGTCGGTTCGCCGTACTTCTTCTGCAGGTCCTTTTCCAGCGAACCGGCGTTGACGCCGATGCGGATCGGGATGCCGTTGTCACGGGCGGCGCTGACCACTGCGGCGACACGGTCCTCGCGGCCGATGTTGCCCGGGTTGATGCGCAGGCAATCGACACCGAGCTCGGCGACGCGCAGGGCGATGCGGTAGTCGAAGTGGATATCGGCGACCAGGGGGACATTTGCGGCGCGCTTGATGCGGCCGAAGGCCTCGGCGGCGTCCATGGTCGGCACCGAGACGCGCACGATGTCGGCACCGGCGTTCTCCAGTTGCTGGATCTGCGCGACGGTAGCATCCACATCGAGCGTGTCGGTGTTGGTCATGCTCTGCACGGAGATGGGGGCGCCGCCTCCGACCGGGACGTCGCCGACATGAATGCGGCGAGATTGACGTCGTTGGATGGGCGATGGTGCGTGCATGAGACTCACTCTCCCAGGGTGAAGCGAGCGACATTGTTGGCACCGGCGTGCTCGCGCAGGTCGACGGTTTCACCGCCCCAGCGGAGCTCGACGCCGGTCGCGTTGCCCACGGTCAGGCGAAAGGGCGGATCCCCCTCGACCCGTGCCGTGGTGCCGGGTTCCTGCAGACCGACGAAGACGCGCTGGTTGTTGGCGTCGAAGATCTCGGTCCAGGACTGTTCGTTGAAGGTCAGGTTCAGCACCCGAGGATCGGCCTGTGTTGCCTGGTTGGCCTCGGCGACGTCCGCTTCGTCGGTGTTGGCGGAGGCGTCGTCGCCGTCTACCGATGCCGTTGCGTCTTCCGCCGTCGAGGCGTCTTCCGTCGCTTCCGGCGTCTCGGCGACCGATGCCTCGTCGGTCGTCGGCAGCAGCTCCGGCTCGCCGTCCGTCGGGGCTTCGGCATCGCCGGTTGCGTTCACTGCTCCGGCGGTTTCGCCGCTCTCCTCGGGGGCCGAGGTGCCATCGGGCGCGGGGGTGGCATCTTCGGCGACGGCGGCGCTGCCATCGAGGCCGTCGACCGCAACCGGGGCGTTGTCGCCGGGCGCGGGCGGCTGGCTACCGCCACGGCTTTGCCACCACATCAGCGTCAGGCCGATCAGGCCGGCGATGACGACCAGGGTGGCGAGGCGGAACAGCCAGGCGCCGAGCCGTGAGGGCGGCTTGCTGACGACGTGCACGGGGGTGACCTTGTGCTCGTCGTCCTGGCCGAAGTGCGCCTTGTAGGCCGCCAGCACTCGATTCTCGTCGAGGCCGAGCAGGTTGGCGTAGCTACGCAGGTAACCGCGCCGATAGGTGGCGATCGGTATTTCCTCGTAACTGTCGCGCTCCAGGCCATCGATCACGGCCGGGCGCAGGTTGAGGGCCGCGGCGACCTCCTCGCGCGATAGTTCCAGGGCATCCCGCTCCCGACGCAACAGCTCGCCAGGCGAGGCCTGGGGCGTGACTGCGTCGGGTTCCTGGAGGGGTGTGTCGCTCATGGCGTGGCATCCTTCATTGGAAAACTGGGCTCAGGGCGTGCCGCGCGAGGTTGCCGGCCGATCATGGTCGTCACGGGCGCGGGCGATGACCTCGGCCAGGCGAGCCGATAGCGCATCCTGGCCTGCCTGGCGCCGATAACGTTCCAGGTGCCGTTCGGCGCTGGCGAGTCGCCCTTGCGCGACATCGAGCTCGGCGAGGTGCAGATGACTGCCGGGCCGACCGGGATCGATGCGCAAGGCGCGTTCGAAGCTGGCTCGCGCCGCCGCTTCGTTGCCGGTCGCGCGTTGGCAACGTCCCAGGTTGACGAGCAATTGAGCCCGGTTGGTGTAGTGAGTGTCCTCGCTCGCGCGTTGCAACTGCTGGCACGCCTCTCGAATACGTCCCTGATCATACAGGAAGGCGGCGTAGTTGTTGCGTGCCCGGGTAAGATCGGGAGCATCACGCAGCGCCGCACGGAAGTTCTCTTCGGCCAGGGCGTCGTCGCCGCGGCGGTGATGCACCATGGCCATGGCCTGTCGCGCTTCGGCGTCATCGGGGGCCAGCTTCAGGGCGTGGTCGAGGGCCTCCGAAGCACGCGAAAGGTCGTCACGCGCCAGGTAGGCCACGCCGAGTCGCGTGTAGGCCTCGGCAGGGTCGGCGTCCGGCGGCGGCTGGTCGGCACGCATGGCGCAGCCACCCAGCCAGACAGCGCCGGCCAGAAGAGCCGCGATGCGGTACTGTCGGTAGCCGTCGAGACTCGGGCGACCCGTCATGGCATCCTCGATTGGGGCGTCGTGGCGGCACGACACCTGGCCGATGGTGAAAAAGGCTTGACCATCAAAGCGTCGTGCCCGATTGAAGTCAAGACGTGACCCGGCTCAGTCGGCGTCGAGCTGGATCGACTGGATGTAGCGCTCGTGGCGTCGTGTGCGGTCCTTGACGCGGCCCACCAGCTGGCCGCAGGCGGCGTCGATGTCGTCGCCGCGGGTGGAGCGGATCGGCGCCGTGTAACCGAGATCGGCGAGCCATTGCTGGAAGCGCTTCACCTGGTTGCGCGATGGTGTCTCGTATCCCGAGTGGGGGAACGGATTGAACGGAATCAGGTTGATCTTGCTGGGCAGCTCCTGCAGCAGCTCGGCGAGCTGGCGGGCATGCTCCTGCTGATCGTTGACGTCCTTGATCAGGGTGTACTCGATGGTGACCATGCGGGTGTCGTCGCACTTGGCCAGGTAACGCTGGCAGGCATCGAGCAGGGTACGAATGTTGTACTTGCGGTTGAGCGGCACCAGTTCGCTGCGCAGCTCGTCATTGGCGGCATGCAGCGAGATGGCCAGGCTCACGTCGAGCTCGTCGCCGAGGCGGTCGAGCATCGGCACCACGCCGGATGTGGAAAGGGTGACGCGGCGCTTGGAGAGGCTGTAGCCGTTGTCGTCGAGCATCAGCTTCATCGCCGGGACGACATTGTCGTAATTCAGCAGCGGCTCGCCCATGCCCATCATCACCACATTGGTGACGGGACGGTTGGCCGTGTCGTGGCGCGGCCCGAAGCTGTTGCTGGCGACCCACACCTGGCCGATGATCTCGGCGGCGGTGAGGTTGCGCTGGAAGCCCTGCTTGCCCGTGGAGCAGAAACTGCAATCCAGCGAGCAGCCGACCTGGGACGAGACGCACAGCGTGCGGCGCTTGCCGTTGTCGGCCGGGATCAGCACCGTTTCGACGTAGCTGCCATCCTCCACTTCCAGTACCCACTTGCGGGTGCCGTCGCTGGAGGTGCCTTCGTAGACCACACTGGGCCCGCGTATCTCGGCGACCTCGGAGAGCTGCGCCCGCAAGGCCTTGGACAGGTTGGTCATGGACGCGAAGTCGCTGCAGCCTTCCTGGTGAATCCATTTCATCACCTGGGCGGCGCGAAACTTCTTCTCGCCGATGGAAAGGAAGAAAGCCTCCATTTCCTCGCGCGTCATGCCGAGCAGGTTGGGGCGTTGTGGGGCGGTATCAGCGGTCATGGCGGGCATCGTGGGTCGTTGGGGCAAGGTGCGGGGGCCGTGTGGCCCCCGCTCGGCAGGAAACCTGCCACCAGGGAACTACTGATTGATATCGCGAACGGCGATGAATCAGCGTTTCCTCAGCGCGAGCAGATCTCGCTTTCCTCGAAGAAGTAGGCGATTTCGCGCGCCGCGGACTCCGGAGAGTCGGAGCCATGGACGGCGTTGGCGTCGATGGACTGAGCATAGTCGGCGCGAATGGTGCCGGCCTCGGCTTCCTTGGGGTTGGTGGCGCCCATCAGGTCGCGGTTGGCGGCGATGGCGTTCTCGCCTTCGAGCACCTGGACCACGACCGGACCGGAGGTCATGAAGCCGACCAGGTCACCGAAGAAAGGACGCTCCTTGTGCTCGGCGTAGAAGCCTTCGGCCTGCTCCTGGGAGAGCTGCAGCATCTTGGCGGCGACGATCTTCAGACCGGCCTTCTCGAAACGGCTTTCGATCTCGCCGATGACGTTCTTGGCGACGGCGTCGGGCTTGATGATGGACAGGGTACGTTCAGTGGCCATGTGGCGTGCTCTCCAGTCTGAGTATAGGGCAGTGATAACCCAGCGCCGCCCCGGGAAACCAGGGCGGCGCTGGGCATGTGATTCGTGCGGCTCGGCGCCTCGCGCCGAATGGGCGCAGAGTATACCGCCCCTGGACGGCATTGAACAATTGAAGGCGTTCCGTGGGCCTCAGACGCTGAAGCTTTCGCCGCAGCCGCACTCGTCCTTGACGTTGGGGTTGTTGAAGCGGAAGAAGCGGTTGAGCCCTTCCGAGACGTAGTCGACCTCGCTGCCGTCGAGCATTTCCAGGGCATCCGGTGCGACGAAGACCTTGACGCCGTGTTCCTCGAAGGCCACGTCGTCGTTCGATGCCTCATCGGCGAAGTCGAGGACGTAGCTGTAGCCCGAGCAGCCGCTGGGCTTGACGGTGACCCGCAGACCCAGGCCGTGTCCGCGCTCGTCGAGCACGCGATTGATCTGCTCGGCTGCGGCGGTGGTGATGGAAAGGTTAGCCATGGTGGCCTCCTTAACGCTTGGCGGTTTATTCGGCCCTTTCCTGGAAGGGGCTACAAATGTTGCGAGTGCGGGTCGGACAAGGCGAAATCAGCCGCGAAAGCGGCGTTTACAAGTGCGTAAATGGGCATTGAGAGACTGATTTCAACATAGCATGACCTGGCGCAGCCATCCGTAGGCGTCCTCCTAGCGGCGTAGCCCGGTCAGGGCATGCCTCAGGGTGTCGATGGTGCGGTCGATGTCGTCCTCGGTGGTGAAACGGCCGAGACTGAAACGCAACGAGGCCAGCGCCAGCGGTCGGGGAACGCCGATCTCCTTCAATACATAGGATGGCTCGACGCTGGCAGAGTTGCATGCCGAGCCGGTGGACACGGCGATATTGCGCAGTGCCATCAGCAGCGACTCGCCGTCGACCCCGGTGAAGGCCAGGTTGAGAATGTTGGGCACCGAGACTTCGCCGGTGCCGTTGAGCTGGATGCCGTCGAGGTCGTCGAGCCCGGCTAGCAGGCGGTCGCGGAGTGCCTGGATGCGTGCCTGGTCGGCCTCGCCCTCGCGCCCGGCGATGGCGAAGGCTTCGCCCATGCCGGCGATCTGATGGGTCGGCAGCGTGCCCGAGCGCATGCCTCGTTCGTGTCCGC contains these protein-coding regions:
- a CDS encoding MDR family NADP-dependent oxidoreductase: MTTCRGTTVRAWHLARTPRGCPEPEDFVCHSIPLNPPAPGEAWLEPHWLSVDPYMRTRMQPAGYDYLTHWRPGDALSAWGLARVIASRGPWREGDWVVGHMPVAERCRLGPGESPRLPPLALPAETPTPERWLHARGMTGFTAWLAMRLYGLPRAGETVLVSAGAGAVGSLAIQWAQRAGARVVATAGDPARRDWLTERLGVAAALDHHDSDIASRLAEAVPEGIDLSIENVGGSVFEAAIDVLVPGGRVVLCGLVGQYNSPEPRRSPRNLSRLTAVGGHLQPFVVPGHESDYWARFQQDMAEWDAVAAPLDVVDGFDDWPRAFCGLFGDAGVRGVGKRVVRLR
- the bamB gene encoding outer membrane protein assembly factor BamB, yielding MKSTLAITAIAALGLLAGCAGQVDSQNPPRELQDISRSTSVNTLWDEQVGDGLGLGGYLLSPAQDGDTLFAADQHGLVMALNANSGEIRWEQKIDNGVSSGLTAMAGHVYLGTRNGEVISLDQSSGKEVWRSRVSSEVLSAPQINSQLVVVQTIDGNVTALDRTSGAERWVHTASRPSLTLRTTGTPRVIDAVTFAGLANGRLVTLENGSGRPLWEQRIATPEGRSDIERLVDLAGQPVLTRDGRLYVTSYSGRLVALQATSGQELWSRDIASYQTPILIGETLYVVDADSHLLALSASSGDELWRLDDLEGRKLTAPAFADGRLVVGDFAGYLHVIDARNGTLVGRTKVDGSGLSVPPLTDGKRVYALADDGSLEALELKP
- a CDS encoding YfgM family protein, which gives rise to MAELRTEEEQLEAIKRWWKENGVSLLIGAAIAAAGVFGWKTWQDYQAGQAEAASQRYQQLLTLSSQEQLDDAARERAEEVATTLVEEHGGTLYADMAQLLSARLSVEGGDQAAARETLEALIANSEHDYLSGLARLRLARLQVAADEAEAALKTLDGAIPAPLAAQQADIRGDAHFALEQTDQARDAWREALRLAENGERPLYGVQLKLDNLGVQETTS
- the hisS gene encoding histidine--tRNA ligase; protein product: MSKKIQAIRGMNDLLPAQAPLWQYFEQQVRTLMGRYGYDEIRTPILEQTALFKRSIGEVTDIVEKEMYTFEDRNGDSLTLRPEGTASCVRAAMENGLLHNQTQRLWYQGPMFRHERPQKGRYRQFHQVGVETFGLEGPDIDAEVILLSARLWKQLGLFEHVTLELNSLGSPEARAAYRDKLVSYFEAHLDVLDEDSRRRLSTNPLRILDSKNPAMADMLADAPRLMDHLDAESREHFERLTAILDAAGIEYVINPRLVRGLDYYSRTVFEWTTEALGSQGTVCAGGRYDGLVEQLGGKPVPAVGFAMGIERLILLLETLELVPDAVHDTLDVYLLPMGEAAEAAALELAERLRDDLPALRLQLHCGGGGFKSRIRKADKSGARLALLLGEEELAENAVTLKFLREEREQRRLSRSELAPALADLLSEA
- the der gene encoding ribosome biogenesis GTPase Der → MNPVIALVGRPNVGKSTLFNRLTRSRDALVADFPGLTRDRKYGNGMLGGKAYTVIDTGGISGDEEGIDAAMAEQSLQAIDEADIVLFMVDGRSGLNVADEAIANHLRVNQKKTWLVVNKTDGLEEHSAMADFWQLGIGEPRSIAAAHGRNVTSLIEEVLDPFPERDPDIPADTGASGIHIGVIGRPNVGKSTLVNRLLGEDRVVVFDEAGTTRDAIEIPFERRGKPYVLVDTAGVRRRKNVREVAEKFSIIKTLEAIKECHVAVMVLDARSGLVEQDLHLLDYVLTSGRALVLAVNKWDGLEHEAKEKMRAEIKRRLGFADYAELHFISALHGTAVGDLYPSIERAFESANSHWSTNRLTNILRDAVEQHQPPMIHGRRIKLRMAHQGGTNPPIIVVHGNQTDSLPEAYKRYLTNTFRKVLKVRGTPMRFEFRSGKNPYDNMAGANDREKAKKRELDRTRSARRDRR
- a CDS encoding ATP-binding protein; amino-acid sequence: MDDELARRLLGVLERVEPWLPPTPVEVDWNRDVAALWQRHMLGGHLTPVPPRDALRLDDLLGIERQKQALVDNTRAFLRGYPANHALLWGARGGGKSSLVRALLNDLAGEGLRLVQVDRHDLAGLPVLVERLRREPHRFVVYCDDLSFEGHDDAYKALKSVLDGTLTGPPENVLLYATSNRRHLLPESMSDNDDSRLVGEELHHGDAVEEKISLSDRFGLWLGFRPFDQATYLEACAHWVNWLGDDGDWNDEARGEAIRYATLRGGRSGRVAWQFACQWVGRLRLEA
- a CDS encoding M48 family metallopeptidase; the protein is MRWMHYLALGALGVSLAACTTSPTGRSQMLLMSESDLSQMGAQAFAQYQQELPTVGGAQLNYVQCVTNDIVAVLPPEQRDQNWQVKVFESEDANAFALPGGYVGVNTGLLDIATNQDQLASVIGHEIGHVLAHHANERASTQSATQLGMSVVGTALGANGVAGSDQIMAAMGMGAQYGVMLPFSRSHESEADKIGLQLMAEAGFDPRASIELWHNMNATGGGQPPEWMSTHPSHGHRIDGLQANMDAALAQYQRARQAGRRPNCQ